One window of Vibrio sinaloensis genomic DNA carries:
- a CDS encoding 4-phosphoerythronate dehydrogenase — MKILIDENMPYAESLFSQLGEVVLKSGRNLTADDLIDVDALMIRSVTKVNAELIAKANKLKFVGTATAGMDHVDQALLRERGIHFTAAPGCNKVGVAEYAFSVMMVLAQQHGFSVFDKTVGIIGAGQVGSYLQQCLQGIGIKVLINDPLKQAAGDQREFTSLDTLLAQSDIITLHTPITRDGEYPTHHLIDEAVLETLRGDQILINAARGPVVDNQALKARLQKNDGFTAALDVFEFEPEVDMELLPLLAFATPHVAGYGLEGKARGTTMIFNSYCEFLGKDLCAHASSLLPVAPIPRLQLDRDWDEATLHNITQLVYDVRKDDALFRREIVNPGAFDLMRKNYWDRREYSAVTLVGDTKCRLSPLEKLGFQVEVSQ, encoded by the coding sequence ATGAAAATCCTGATCGATGAAAACATGCCTTACGCTGAGTCGCTTTTTAGCCAGCTCGGTGAAGTAGTCTTAAAATCTGGTCGCAACTTGACGGCGGACGATCTGATTGATGTCGATGCTTTGATGATTCGCTCAGTGACTAAAGTCAATGCTGAGCTGATTGCAAAAGCCAATAAACTCAAGTTCGTTGGCACCGCAACGGCGGGGATGGATCATGTAGACCAAGCACTGCTGCGTGAGAGGGGCATTCATTTTACCGCTGCGCCAGGCTGCAACAAGGTTGGCGTGGCAGAGTATGCATTTAGCGTGATGATGGTACTCGCCCAGCAACACGGTTTTTCTGTATTTGATAAAACCGTCGGTATCATAGGGGCAGGGCAAGTGGGCAGTTATTTGCAGCAATGCTTACAAGGTATTGGCATTAAGGTGCTGATAAACGATCCGCTCAAGCAAGCCGCCGGTGACCAACGTGAGTTTACCTCGCTTGACACCTTGCTCGCCCAGTCAGACATCATCACTCTGCATACCCCGATCACCCGTGATGGAGAGTATCCGACCCATCATCTGATAGACGAAGCGGTGTTAGAAACGTTACGCGGTGACCAAATCTTAATCAATGCAGCTCGCGGTCCTGTGGTCGACAATCAGGCGCTGAAGGCTCGTTTGCAGAAAAACGACGGCTTTACAGCAGCATTGGATGTGTTTGAGTTTGAGCCAGAGGTTGATATGGAGCTTCTGCCTCTGCTAGCATTCGCCACCCCGCATGTCGCGGGCTATGGACTAGAAGGCAAAGCCCGCGGGACGACGATGATTTTCAATAGTTACTGCGAGTTTTTGGGCAAAGATTTATGCGCACATGCTAGCAGTCTGCTTCCTGTCGCGCCGATTCCTCGGTTACAGCTCGACAGAGACTGGGATGAAGCGACACTGCATAACATCACACAACTGGTTTATGATGTACGTAAAGATGATGCCTTGTTTCGCCGCGAGATAGTCAACCCAGGTGCGTTTGACCTGATGAGGAAGAACTACTGGGATCGCCGCGAGTACAGTGCAGTCACATTAGTCGGTGATACAAAGTGTCGTTTATCACCACTAGAAAAATTAGGTTTTCAGGTTGAGGTAAGTCAATGA
- the truA gene encoding tRNA pseudouridine(38-40) synthase TruA translates to MRIALGIEYNGTQYYGWQRQKEVKSVQEKLERALSVVANHPIEVQCAGRTDAGVHGTGQVVHFDTHASRKMVAWTMGANANLPHDIAVRWAKEVPDEFHARFSATARRYRYIIFNSALRPGILSSGVSHYHGELDEKKMHQAGQYLLGENDFTSFRATHCQSRSPWRNLMHLNVSRHGQYVVIDIKANAFVHHMVRNITGSLICVGRGEQQPEWIKWLLEAKDRKLAGATAKAEGLYLVDVDYPQEFELPRVPIGPLFLPDNLN, encoded by the coding sequence ATGAGAATAGCTTTAGGTATCGAATACAATGGTACTCAATACTATGGCTGGCAACGCCAAAAAGAGGTCAAGAGCGTTCAAGAAAAGTTAGAGCGCGCATTGAGTGTTGTTGCAAACCATCCAATCGAAGTTCAGTGTGCTGGCCGTACTGATGCAGGGGTACACGGTACCGGACAAGTTGTACATTTTGATACCCATGCATCACGCAAGATGGTGGCTTGGACGATGGGAGCGAACGCTAATTTGCCCCATGACATTGCGGTTCGTTGGGCAAAAGAGGTACCAGACGAATTTCATGCCCGTTTTTCTGCTACTGCACGCCGTTATCGCTACATCATTTTCAACAGTGCGCTGCGCCCGGGCATTCTCTCTTCGGGTGTTAGTCACTATCATGGTGAGCTGGATGAAAAGAAAATGCATCAAGCGGGTCAGTACCTGTTAGGTGAAAATGACTTTACTTCGTTCCGTGCAACGCATTGTCAATCACGAAGTCCGTGGCGTAATTTGATGCATTTGAATGTCAGCCGTCACGGTCAATACGTGGTGATTGATATAAAGGCGAATGCGTTCGTGCATCATATGGTGCGCAATATTACTGGTAGCCTCATTTGTGTCGGTCGCGGTGAGCAACAACCAGAGTGGATTAAATGGCTGCTAGAAGCGAAAGATCGCAAGCTAGCGGGGGCTACAGCGAAAGCAGAAGGGCTCTATTTAGTGGATGTCGATTACCCACAAGAGTTTGAATTGCCAAGAGTGCCGATTGGGCCACTGTTTTTGCCCGACAATCTGAACTAA
- the fabB gene encoding beta-ketoacyl-ACP synthase I: protein MKRVVITGMGIVSSIGNNVEEVLASLKAGKSGITASEQFKEHGLRSQVWGDLKINPAEHIDRKQMRFMGDAAAYAYLSMQQAIEDAGLTDEQVSNDRTGIVAGSGGASALNQTLATDTMRAKGVKRVGPYMVPRTMSSTVSACLATPFKIRGVNYSMSSACATSAHCIGHAMELIQLGKQDIVFAGGGEELDWSQTMMFDAMGALSTKYNDTPDKASRTYDADRDGFVISGGGGMMVIEELEHALARGAKIYGEIVGYGATSDGYDMVAPSGEGAVRCMKMAMQNVEGVDYVNTHGTSTPVGDVKELGAIQELFGDNSPAISATKAMTGHALGAAGVHEAIYSTLMLENSFIAPSINVENLDEAAQGLDIVTEKRDAELTTVMSNSFGFGGTNATLVIKKYQA from the coding sequence ATGAAACGAGTCGTAATCACCGGTATGGGTATTGTTTCAAGTATCGGTAACAACGTCGAAGAAGTTTTAGCGTCTCTAAAAGCAGGTAAATCTGGTATTACTGCCTCTGAGCAGTTTAAAGAACACGGTCTTCGTTCACAGGTTTGGGGTGATCTAAAGATTAACCCTGCCGAGCACATTGACCGCAAACAGATGCGCTTTATGGGTGATGCGGCTGCTTATGCATACCTATCAATGCAGCAAGCAATCGAAGACGCTGGCCTAACTGATGAGCAAGTTTCGAACGACCGTACTGGTATCGTAGCCGGCTCTGGCGGTGCGTCAGCGCTTAACCAAACTCTAGCGACTGACACTATGCGCGCGAAAGGCGTTAAACGTGTTGGTCCTTACATGGTGCCACGTACCATGTCTTCAACAGTATCTGCGTGTCTGGCGACACCATTTAAAATCCGCGGTGTGAACTACTCTATGAGTTCAGCGTGTGCAACCTCTGCACACTGTATCGGTCACGCGATGGAGCTTATCCAATTGGGTAAACAAGACATCGTATTCGCGGGCGGCGGTGAAGAGCTCGACTGGTCACAAACTATGATGTTTGATGCGATGGGCGCACTGTCGACTAAGTACAACGATACGCCAGACAAGGCATCTCGTACTTATGACGCTGACCGTGACGGTTTTGTTATCTCTGGCGGCGGCGGCATGATGGTTATCGAAGAACTTGAGCATGCCTTGGCACGCGGTGCAAAAATCTACGGTGAAATCGTAGGTTACGGCGCAACATCTGACGGCTACGACATGGTGGCTCCATCGGGTGAAGGCGCAGTGCGTTGTATGAAGATGGCGATGCAAAACGTCGAAGGCGTTGATTATGTTAACACTCACGGTACATCAACACCGGTTGGTGATGTGAAAGAACTTGGCGCAATCCAAGAGTTATTCGGTGATAACAGCCCAGCTATCTCAGCAACTAAAGCGATGACAGGTCACGCCCTAGGTGCGGCTGGTGTTCATGAAGCGATCTACTCAACACTGATGCTAGAAAACAGCTTTATTGCTCCAAGCATCAACGTTGAAAACCTCGATGAAGCGGCTCAGGGCTTAGATATCGTGACTGAAAAGCGCGATGCTGAGCTGACTACCGTGATGTCAAACAGCTTTGGTTTTGGTGGCACCAACGCCACATTGGTTATCAAGAAATACCAAGCGTAA
- a CDS encoding FimV/HubP family polar landmark protein gives MRRILQRLLLPLAMVAVTQTSIVNAESIRLKGPNGEIQTSPQFSEPVSRNARATAEPFRFYGPTTEQETLWSIATRLRPANSVTVQQTLYAIFQLNPQAFDNQNIHELIPQSTLRIPSLDQVRGVSTQDAVNVMAAHQARLDKRPEPAPSVNPTSPPASVPSNQPAPDAANNAQAEATSSPAPAEDDLKALAEGEKRQQVSMLENQLQDSESELMALEEKNHKLRLMLAEVQSEVDVLKDELSDEDRIRLEVEKLLEEERRRLAEEQKMAPSSLDKLFSNTWLVAALAIIPGLLIGLLVMMLLGRRSKQTEPQAPVEQAPVQPVAPATPETLNDDIDDDLLLDDDLFGESSDSEELFGDDTELELSEADQDDVFADLDDSDLDFNLEGEDGDDPFAGIGDDGDLDESLAEGELSSNGISVNSEDKALGLEEMERALDEVVIEDNDDDEGFDLSDEGGFSQDDFDALLAGDDESEELGSDELDQSLLDDLFNETQDDQDDDDSFDLSDDTSEPLAEPNLASDSEIDDIFAQMEAQADLESLEANAIDDTALLDEMLEEDSVEISSDSTDLLDELIDDDSDQQSSETPEADVFDELIAVDQELEESSTELLDEVIEEDDEFDLDAELDELISTEPSNEPEVSLEQSTDLLDEVVDVDGQQDLGDDATDLFEELLEIESQSEEPEQPDALAVDEPQVEEDKDFVSEDFIDDMISAAPEGDPLLDELDLDDLLEQDSEQEGLASPAQQADTQLAEPEPEPEPEPEPEPEPEPEPEPEPEPEPEPEPEPESQDSELDDDEDDWLSSAIEEVENPQFNLEAEDDDTDLASQLQPESSEAQPEAQSSSDIDEEEDWLQSAIDEVESPESQSEPLVQVSVQEEFEPSQPLSGSEQPEVVEEDLLAQQEQQQTVEETPETPETPETPETPETPETPETPETPETPETPETPETPETPETPKDSENQPPMPEPIPNEFGIPQDDDWLVDEPQNETTQQEDVLASEALAEPESEPELQEPVAEAQDEPVALDELDLPEYGEEDALADSEPLQEPVAEAQEQPVELDDLDLPEYGEEEALADSEPQQEPVAEAEDAPVELDDLDLPEYGEEDALADSESESEQEPVAEAEDEPVELDDLDLPEFGEEEALADSEPQQEPVAEAQEEPVELDDLDLPEYGEEDALADSEPEQEPVAEAEDEPVELDDLDLPEYGEEDALADSELEPEQEPVAEAEDEPVELDDLDLPEFGEEEALADSESESEQEQEPVTEAEEQPVALDDLELPEYGEEEALADSEPEQEPVAEAEEQPVALDDLELPEYGEEEALADSEPLQEPVAEAQEQPVELDDLDLPEYGEEEALADSEPLQEPVAEAQEQPVELDDLDLPEYGEEDALADSESESEQEPVAEAEDEPVALDDLELPEFGEEEALADSEPQQEPVAEAEEEPVELDDLDLPEFGEEDALADSEPQQEPVAEAQEEPVELDDLDLPEYGEDEALADLEPSMDDELSGDENFGLDDIELPQLDEIPAESRVSSDAIDMANQQFDEQAFDELLAEDASDSSGFSFDGPIDSVTSDSAGLDIEAMLEMGEDWNGFSLSPEQQAQISDDIPEDEQAIWSQDNLPEQAQVLDENWENQPDLEEFDPKKSQYRTIDELMAEVESEEQQEIDDELKLDVGLNDFPDVIGDIGDAADIDANSEAAGKLDLAKIYMEMNDTQGAIKLLEEAIVDGSDEIRREAKNLIDTINRS, from the coding sequence ATGCGTCGAATTCTACAGCGTCTACTATTGCCTTTAGCAATGGTTGCCGTGACTCAAACATCTATCGTTAATGCGGAGAGCATTCGCCTTAAAGGCCCTAATGGTGAGATTCAAACTTCTCCCCAATTCTCAGAGCCAGTCTCCCGTAACGCACGTGCCACAGCAGAGCCTTTCCGTTTTTACGGCCCGACGACAGAACAAGAGACCTTGTGGTCAATCGCCACCCGGCTTAGACCCGCTAACTCAGTGACGGTGCAGCAAACGCTTTACGCCATTTTCCAACTTAACCCTCAAGCGTTTGACAACCAAAACATTCACGAACTCATTCCTCAAAGTACGTTGCGTATTCCCTCTTTGGATCAAGTGCGCGGTGTTTCGACGCAAGACGCCGTCAATGTTATGGCGGCGCATCAGGCGCGTTTAGACAAGCGACCTGAGCCAGCGCCATCTGTCAATCCAACTTCGCCACCGGCATCAGTTCCCTCTAACCAGCCAGCGCCAGATGCCGCGAATAACGCTCAAGCAGAAGCAACATCAAGCCCAGCACCAGCCGAGGATGATTTAAAGGCCTTAGCCGAAGGTGAGAAGCGTCAGCAGGTATCCATGTTGGAGAACCAGCTGCAGGACTCCGAAAGTGAGTTGATGGCACTGGAAGAGAAGAACCACAAATTACGCTTAATGCTGGCTGAAGTTCAATCTGAAGTCGATGTGTTGAAAGATGAGCTAAGCGATGAGGATCGTATTCGTTTAGAGGTTGAAAAACTGCTGGAAGAGGAACGACGTCGTCTAGCTGAAGAGCAAAAGATGGCCCCATCGTCCTTGGATAAGCTGTTTTCCAATACTTGGCTTGTGGCAGCACTGGCGATTATTCCAGGACTACTGATCGGTCTATTGGTGATGATGCTGCTTGGTCGTCGCTCGAAACAGACCGAGCCACAAGCGCCAGTTGAGCAAGCGCCTGTTCAGCCAGTTGCTCCTGCGACCCCTGAAACGCTCAACGACGATATTGATGATGATCTGCTGTTGGACGATGACCTATTCGGTGAGTCGAGTGACAGTGAGGAACTGTTTGGTGATGACACCGAGCTTGAACTGAGCGAGGCAGACCAAGACGATGTCTTTGCCGATTTGGATGACAGTGATCTGGACTTCAACCTAGAAGGTGAAGATGGTGACGATCCATTTGCCGGTATCGGTGATGATGGCGATCTTGATGAATCTCTGGCAGAAGGTGAACTTAGCTCGAATGGCATTAGCGTTAACAGTGAAGATAAAGCGCTGGGTCTTGAGGAGATGGAGCGCGCGCTGGATGAAGTGGTCATCGAAGACAATGATGACGACGAAGGCTTTGATCTTTCTGATGAAGGTGGATTCTCGCAAGATGACTTCGATGCACTGTTGGCCGGTGATGACGAGAGTGAAGAGCTAGGCAGTGACGAGCTGGATCAATCACTACTCGACGACCTGTTTAACGAAACTCAAGACGACCAAGATGATGATGATTCATTCGATCTAAGCGATGACACCAGCGAGCCTCTGGCTGAGCCGAATCTGGCCTCGGACAGTGAAATAGACGACATCTTTGCTCAAATGGAAGCGCAGGCCGACCTGGAAAGTTTGGAAGCCAATGCGATCGACGATACCGCGCTTCTCGATGAAATGCTTGAGGAAGACAGTGTTGAGATCAGTTCAGACAGCACCGACTTACTCGATGAATTGATTGATGACGATAGTGACCAGCAGTCATCGGAGACGCCTGAAGCGGATGTGTTTGACGAACTGATTGCGGTTGATCAGGAATTAGAAGAGTCAAGCACTGAGCTACTCGATGAGGTCATCGAAGAAGACGACGAGTTTGATTTAGACGCTGAACTGGATGAATTAATAAGCACTGAGCCATCCAATGAGCCAGAGGTGTCGCTGGAGCAAAGCACGGATCTGCTCGACGAGGTAGTGGATGTCGATGGTCAACAAGACCTCGGTGACGATGCAACCGACCTCTTCGAAGAACTACTGGAAATCGAAAGTCAAAGCGAAGAACCGGAGCAACCAGATGCTCTAGCAGTGGACGAGCCACAAGTTGAAGAAGATAAAGATTTCGTCAGCGAAGACTTTATCGACGATATGATCAGTGCAGCTCCTGAAGGTGACCCGCTGTTAGATGAGTTGGATCTTGACGATTTATTAGAACAAGATTCTGAACAAGAAGGACTTGCCTCACCAGCGCAACAGGCCGACACTCAGCTTGCAGAGCCAGAGCCAGAGCCAGAGCCAGAGCCAGAGCCAGAGCCAGAGCCAGAGCCAGAGCCAGAGCCAGAGCCAGAGCCAGAGCCAGAGCCAGAGCCAGAGCCAGAGTCGCAAGACTCAGAACTTGACGATGACGAAGATGACTGGCTCAGCAGCGCGATAGAAGAGGTCGAAAATCCGCAGTTCAATCTTGAGGCAGAGGATGATGACACCGATCTGGCGTCACAACTCCAACCTGAGTCGAGTGAAGCACAACCAGAGGCCCAAAGCTCGTCGGATATTGACGAAGAAGAGGATTGGTTGCAATCGGCGATTGATGAAGTCGAGAGCCCTGAATCGCAATCAGAGCCTTTGGTGCAAGTGTCCGTGCAAGAGGAATTCGAACCTTCTCAACCGCTATCGGGATCAGAGCAGCCAGAGGTAGTGGAAGAAGACTTGCTTGCTCAACAAGAGCAGCAACAGACTGTAGAAGAGACTCCAGAGACTCCAGAGACTCCAGAGACTCCAGAGACTCCAGAGACTCCAGAGACTCCAGAGACTCCAGAGACTCCAGAGACTCCAGAGACTCCAGAGACTCCAGAGACTCCAGAGACTCCAGAGACTCCAAAAGACTCCGAGAATCAACCGCCAATGCCAGAGCCGATTCCAAACGAATTCGGTATACCTCAAGATGACGATTGGTTGGTTGATGAGCCGCAAAACGAAACAACGCAGCAAGAAGATGTATTGGCAAGTGAAGCACTCGCCGAACCTGAATCCGAGCCCGAGCTGCAAGAGCCTGTCGCGGAAGCTCAAGATGAGCCAGTAGCGCTGGATGAACTTGACCTGCCTGAGTACGGTGAAGAAGATGCGCTCGCCGATTCTGAGCCACTGCAAGAGCCTGTCGCGGAAGCTCAAGAACAGCCGGTCGAGCTGGATGATCTGGACTTGCCTGAGTACGGTGAAGAGGAAGCATTAGCCGATTCTGAGCCACAGCAAGAGCCTGTTGCTGAAGCGGAAGATGCGCCAGTAGAGCTTGATGATCTGGACTTGCCTGAGTACGGCGAAGAAGACGCACTAGCAGATTCTGAATCTGAGTCAGAGCAAGAGCCTGTTGCTGAAGCGGAAGATGAGCCAGTCGAGTTGGATGATCTGGACTTGCCTGAGTTTGGTGAAGAAGAAGCGCTCGCCGATTCTGAACCACAGCAAGAGCCTGTCGCGGAAGCTCAAGAAGAGCCAGTCGAGTTGGATGATCTGGACTTGCCTGAGTACGGTGAAGAAGATGCGCTCGCCGATTCTGAGCCAGAGCAAGAGCCTGTCGCAGAAGCGGAAGATGAGCCAGTCGAGCTGGATGATCTTGACCTGCCTGAGTACGGCGAAGAAGACGCTTTGGCTGATTCAGAACTTGAGCCAGAGCAAGAGCCTGTCGCCGAAGCGGAAGATGAGCCAGTCGAGCTGGATGATCTGGACTTGCCTGAGTTTGGTGAAGAGGAAGCACTCGCCGATTCTGAATCTGAGTCAGAGCAAGAGCAAGAGCCTGTCACGGAAGCGGAAGAACAGCCAGTAGCACTGGATGATCTTGAATTGCCTGAGTACGGTGAAGAAGAAGCGCTCGCCGATTCTGAGCCAGAGCAAGAACCTGTCGCGGAAGCGGAAGAACAGCCAGTCGCACTGGATGATCTTGAATTGCCTGAGTACGGCGAAGAGGAAGCGCTCGCCGATTCTGAGCCACTGCAAGAGCCTGTCGCGGAAGCTCAAGAACAGCCGGTCGAGCTGGATGATCTGGACTTGCCTGAGTACGGCGAAGAGGAAGCGCTCGCCGATTCTGAGCCACTGCAAGAGCCTGTCGCGGAAGCTCAAGAACAGCCGGTCGAGCTTGATGATCTGGACTTGCCTGAGTACGGCGAAGAAGACGCACTAGCAGATTCTGAATCTGAGTCAGAGCAAGAGCCTGTTGCTGAAGCGGAAGATGAGCCAGTCGCACTGGATGATCTTGAATTGCCTGAGTTTGGTGAAGAAGAAGCGCTCGCCGATTCTGAGCCACAGCAAGAGCCTGTCGCGGAAGCTGAAGAAGAGCCAGTCGAGTTGGATGATCTGGACTTGCCTGAGTTTGGTGAAGAAGACGCGCTCGCCGATTCTGAGCCACAGCAAGAGCCTGTCGCTGAAGCTCAAGAAGAGCCAGTAGAGCTCGATGATCTTGACCTGCCTGAGTACGGTGAAGATGAAGCGCTCGCTGACCTAGAGCCATCAATGGATGATGAGCTATCAGGCGATGAAAATTTTGGTCTTGATGATATTGAACTTCCACAGCTTGATGAGATCCCTGCTGAAAGTCGAGTGAGCTCAGATGCAATAGACATGGCCAATCAGCAGTTTGATGAACAAGCATTCGACGAACTGCTTGCAGAAGATGCCTCAGATTCGAGCGGATTTTCGTTTGATGGTCCGATAGACAGCGTGACCTCTGATAGTGCTGGATTAGACATCGAGGCAATGCTTGAAATGGGAGAGGACTGGAATGGCTTCAGTTTGTCCCCAGAGCAACAAGCGCAGATCTCAGATGATATTCCAGAAGATGAGCAGGCCATCTGGTCTCAAGACAATTTGCCTGAGCAAGCGCAAGTACTCGATGAGAACTGGGAAAATCAGCCAGACCTGGAAGAGTTTGATCCGAAGAAAAGCCAATACCGAACCATTGATGAGTTGATGGCGGAAGTGGAATCGGAAGAGCAGCAAGAGATTGACGACGAGTTAAAACTTGATGTTGGACTGAATGATTTCCCTGATGTCATCGGTGATATTGGAGATGCTGCCGATATTGACGCTAACTCGGAAGCGGCAGGAAAACTCGACCTAGCTAAAATCTATATGGAAATGAATGACACTCAAGGAGCCATCAAGCTACTTGAAGAAGCGATCGTTGATGGTAGCGATGAAATTCGTCGCGAGGCAAAAAATCTGATTGATACCATTAATCGTAGCTGA
- a CDS encoding aspartate-semialdehyde dehydrogenase, protein MSQQYNVAILGATGAVGETILEVLQERKFPVGELYLLASERSEGKTYRFNGKTVKVQNVEDFDWSQAHIALFSAGGELSAKWAPIAADEGVIVIDNTSQFRYEYDIPLVVPEVNPEAIAEFRNRNIIANPNCSTIQMLVALKPIHDAVGIERINVSTYQSVSGAGKAGIDELAGQTAKLLNGMPAENNEFSQQIAFNCIPQIDQFMENGYTREEMKMVWETQKIFNDPGITVNPTCVRVPVFYGHAEAIHLETCAPIDAQEVINLLEQTEGVEVFQGEDFPTQVRDAGGKDHVMVGRIRNDISHHSGVNLWVVADNVRKGAATNAVQIAEVLIRDYY, encoded by the coding sequence ATGAGCCAACAATATAATGTCGCGATTTTAGGTGCCACTGGTGCGGTCGGTGAGACGATTCTAGAAGTACTACAAGAGCGCAAGTTCCCGGTCGGTGAACTCTACTTACTGGCAAGTGAACGCAGTGAAGGTAAGACTTATCGCTTTAATGGTAAAACCGTCAAAGTGCAAAACGTTGAAGATTTTGATTGGTCACAAGCTCACATTGCGCTGTTTTCTGCCGGCGGAGAACTATCGGCCAAGTGGGCGCCGATTGCAGCGGATGAAGGTGTGATTGTTATCGACAATACCTCCCAGTTCCGTTACGAATACGATATTCCGCTGGTGGTGCCAGAGGTAAACCCAGAAGCGATTGCTGAGTTCCGTAATCGTAATATTATTGCCAACCCAAATTGTTCGACCATTCAAATGCTAGTGGCACTAAAGCCTATTCATGATGCGGTTGGCATTGAACGTATTAACGTTTCGACTTACCAATCTGTCTCTGGTGCAGGTAAAGCGGGTATCGATGAACTGGCAGGTCAAACGGCTAAGTTGCTTAACGGCATGCCAGCAGAAAATAATGAGTTCTCCCAGCAAATCGCTTTTAACTGTATTCCACAAATCGATCAATTTATGGAAAACGGTTATACCCGCGAAGAGATGAAAATGGTGTGGGAAACGCAGAAAATCTTCAATGATCCGGGTATCACAGTGAACCCGACTTGCGTTCGAGTGCCGGTTTTCTATGGCCATGCCGAGGCAATTCACTTAGAAACCTGTGCGCCGATTGACGCGCAAGAGGTGATCAACTTGCTTGAGCAAACGGAAGGCGTTGAAGTGTTCCAAGGTGAAGACTTCCCAACTCAAGTTCGTGACGCAGGTGGCAAGGACCATGTGATGGTCGGACGCATTCGAAACGATATCAGCCATCATAGCGGTGTAAACCTTTGGGTAGTGGCGGACAACGTTCGCAAAGGGGCCGCTACCAATGCAGTGCAAATTGCCGAAGTGCTGATTCGCGATTACTACTAA